The following proteins are encoded in a genomic region of Drosophila willistoni isolate 14030-0811.24 chromosome 3R, UCI_dwil_1.1, whole genome shotgun sequence:
- the LOC6650843 gene encoding poly(A) RNA polymerase gld-2 homolog A, translating into MSTALAATASAASTATTTPALLSATATATTSTSNTSSTTTTTITAATTTTTIPIKSVSGLLGVSPEKAEVTGRMPSNLVEQQQQQQSVSVVSHHLVDINGNEKSVSSNSQASSVGVLQKNLKAKVEPKFQTEKHEITSNEEKPIQDPSVGGESKQTQTAAAHTFPRPPGGYKYSIEFLYSIGSTMAGMTLNIPTPASITPRSMRTTPPPQPLAHLPLLQNTMAMGMNMGMAMGGVSPRPLRSGGTPPDNRFVGGGSSAAGGLNTGTSSPGNSNVSPTQYIYPGYIPSGPQRRLWHGDNAVWQFDRNYPYNQGYSSQYGFPMMPMGFEHAYGGQRFVYPGYYNQATSPTTSRGSRHPSPNSLSTSPTVNGNQQQQQQQQSPQQQQQSPQQHSENDREMPQTEAVSEQSNHTGNGNGHHVPPWRPHSFDRTSTSGSRDHYGMGGRQQSAPGHTASKSFYNSGLLNDANGSGVRFKQSFDQRSGQQRSNQQSTVTSNGNTNTSDQTQSLNTNNCSSSSYQSNSNNANNNNNSSNNSNNNNNNNGNMNNNNNSKVNNSYQPSDFKPRGRERQSIKRGKYNLQGKETNSNSSGSLSTSSSKSQLDRRADGASSNTSLSPHKHRQRSYRNRFRYGPAPEVERKSQTPTYQPHIANNRVPKYPSSSFQQTATMDYMKQQNRQHSRYYQSRHMDGYGYQPVGPHHHHHHHHYMMYSVQGHVNMGTDGNGNPLMDSNATPEGEQPLDMDFHNHHFAMDVQNGVYHPNAYKQDISDMDNCCQLSQDSSLCGGLEIDDGQSYASLMASSDSGDSESELSDTSVESLVRHITVDCLAKAMSAQLPDLNGPNLVPYGDMQNLKELERKSQMALSNGYKCINTPSTLNCCGDMLNVVFPVELEEDHKAQPSVSEDADDDSSEASALSCSPSACSSKSTMGSVAVAAKANIIMDESPDSDLPIIMHNRYWREFFGYTPADRFLLRAKLIEMKRPPRTVPSRAKWDHLSLGIWHKFVDAQQTCQLYKTKMRLWRSIYSVTMDTYPRYGLYLVGSSISYFGSKCSDMDICMLACTNPNIDPRMEAVYHLQLMRELLSSTDMFQDFNLIEARVPILRFTDRRHKVEVDINFNNSVGIRNTHLLYCYSQLEWRVRPIALTVKQWAQYHNINNAKNMTISSYSLMLMVIHYLQAGVSPPVLPCLHKLYPEKFGLLQPNDFGYVDMNEIIGPYQSDNRQPLGELLLGFLHYYSVFEYSKYVISIRVGGVLPVDVCRSSKAAKNDIHQWNELCIEEPFDQTNTARSVYDPITFDRIRTIFLASYRRLESTRNLSSIFEHYDGPTIGMQPTAGDSEHDFDGHYVKLSSRSGSTNELLIPSPKESIHMLEKASTLVWRETTGDEQKSSLLLEKDTTSGSIEKSVSGNTNTTNNTTTNTTTILTTTTTTNTTTTTTDSDTTETTNIIDTTTNTITTDNIPATTTSITTGTTKNQLADDHVASVPPLA; encoded by the exons ATGTCCACTGCGCTAGCAGCGACGGCAAGTGCAGCTAGCACAGCAACGACGACTCCAGCTCTGCTTTCGGCTACGGCTACGGCTACGACAAGCACCTCCAATACTAGTTCAACTACTACGACTACTATTACTGCCGCCACTACTACAACCACTATCCCAATAAAATCAGTGTCAGGACTGTTAGGCGTTTCCCCAGAGAAGGCGGAAGTGACAGGTAGAATGCCCTCGAATCTTGTggagcaacaacagcaacagcagtcAGTATCTGTAGTAAGTCATCATCTTGTCGATATCAATGGCAATGAGAAGAGTgtgagttcaaatagccaagCATCATCGGTTGGAGTTCTACAAAAGaatttgaaagcaaaagtCGAGCCAAAGTTCCAAACGGAAAAGCACGAAATCACGAGTAACGAAGAAAAACCAATTCAAGATCCCTCAGTCGGGGGTGAATCCAAGCAAACGCAAACCGCCGCTGCCCACACCTTTCCCCGTCCTCCAGGTGGCTATAAATACTCAATTGAGTTTCTCTACAGTATTGGATCCACCATGGCTGGCATGACCCTGAACATTCCGACGCCTGCATCGATTACACCGCGTTCAATGCGTACCACCCCGCCGCCACAGCCGCTGGCTCACCTACCACTGCTGCAGAATACAATGGCAATGGGAATGAATATGGGCATGGCAATGGGTGGCGTTTCGCCAAGGCCGCTACGTTCTGGAGGCACTCCGCCGGATAATCGTTTTGTTGGAGGCGGCAGCTCTGCAGCCGGAGGATTAAACACGGGAACATCATCTCCTGGCAACAGTAATGTATCACCCACACAATATATCTATCCGGGCTATATACCCAGCGGTCCACAACGGCGTCTGTGGCATGGAGACAATGCGGTTTGGCAATTCGATCGCAACTATCCGTACAACCAGGGCTATTCCTCACAGTATGGGTTCCCTATGATGCCAATGGGTTTCGAGCATGCATATGGTGGACAACGTTTCGTCTATCCGGGTTACTATAATCAGGCAACTTCACCAACTACTTCCCGTGGCAGTCGTCATCCATCACCAAATTCTTTGTCGACATCGCCAACAGTCAACGGCaatcaacaacagcagcagcagcaacaatcaccgcagcaacagcaacaatcacCGCAGCAACATTCTGAAAACGATAGAGAGATGCCACAAACGGAAGCAGTATCAGAACAGTCCAATCACACTGGCAATGGAAATGGACATCATGTGCCACCATGGCGCCCCCATAGCTTTGACCGTACTTCAACTTCTGGATCACGTGATCACTATGGAATGGGCGGACGCCAGCAATCTGCTCCAGGTCATACTGCGTCCAAATCTTTTTACAATAGCGGGCTTCTGAATGATGCCAACGGAAGTGGAGTTCGTTTTAAGCAATCTTTTGACCAGAGATCTGGCCAACAACGTAGCAATCAGCAAAGTACGGTTACTTCGAATGGAAATACTAATACCAGCGATCAAACTCAGAGCTTAAATACGAACAATTGTAGTAGCAGCAGCTATCAATCCAACAGTAACAACgcgaataataataataatagtagcaacaatagcaacaacaacaacaacaacaatggtaatatgaataataataataattctaaAGTAAACAATAGCTATCAGCCGTCAGACTTTAAGCCACGCGGACGCGAACGTCAGAGCATAAAACGTGGTAAATATAATTTACAGGGCAAAGAAACGAACTCCAATTCATCGGGCTCACTGTCCACATCATCGTCAAAGTCCCAATTGGATCGACGTGCCGATGGTGCTAGCTCCAATACGTCCTTATCGCCGCACAAGCATCGTCAACGGAGCTATCGCAATCGCTTTCGGTACGGTCCCGCTCCCGAAGTAGAGAGAAAAAGCCAAACGCCTACGTATCAACCACATATCGCAAATAATCGTGTGCCAAAGTATCCGTCAAGTAGTTTTCAGCAAACTGCAACCATGGACTATATGAAGCAACAGAACCGCCAGCATTCGCGCTACTATCAATCCCGTCACATGGACGGCTACGGCTATCAGCCGGTTGgtccacatcatcatcatcatcatcatcactaTATGATGTATTCCGTTCAGGGACATGTAAATATGGGAACTGATGGCAATGGCAATCCATTGATGGACAGTAACGCCACTCCCGAGGGTGAGCAGCCGCTTGATATGGACTTTCATAATCATCACTTTGCCATGGATGTACAAAATGGTGTCTACCACCCGAATGCCTACAAACAAGATATATCCGATATGGATAACTGCTGTCAATTGTCACAAGATAGCTCTCTGTGTGGTGGACTCGAGATTGATGACGGCCAGTCCTATGCAAGTCTCATGGCCAGTTCCGATAGTGGCGATTCCGAAAGCGAACTGAGTGATACATCGGTGGAGTCCCTGGTGCGACACATAACAGTCGATTGTCTTGCCAAGGCAATGAGTGCACAATTACCGGATTTGAATGGTCCCAATCTGGTGCCCTATGGCGATATGCAGAATCTTAAAGAGCTGGAGCGCAAAAGCCAAATGGCTCTCAGTAATGGCTATAAATGCATAAATACCCCAAGTACTCTCAATTGCTGTGGTGATATGCTGAATGTTGTCTTTCCAGTGGAATTGGAGGAGGATCATAAAGCCCAACCCTCGGTTAGTGAAGATGCGGATGACGACTCGTCAGAGGCTTCGGCCCTCTCCTGTAGTCCCTCGGCCTGCTCTAGCAAAAGTACAATGGGCAGTGTTGCTGTCGCTGCCAAGGCAAACATAATAATG GACGAATCGCCTGATAGCGATTTGCCCATCATTATGCACAATCGCTATTGGCGCGAATTCTTTGGCTACACGCCCGCTGATCGTTTCCTATTGAGGGCCAAATTAATCGAAATGAAGCGTCCGCCACGCACAGTGCCCAGTCGTGCCAAATGGGATCACTTATCGTTGGGTATATGGCACAAATTTGTCGATGCACAGCAAACCTGTCAACTGTACAAGACCAAAATGCGTTTGTGGCGTTCCATTTACTCTGTGACCATG GACACCTATCCAAGGTATGGGCTCTATTTGGTGGGGTCGTCCATCTCGTATTTCGGTTCGAAATGTTCCGACATGGATATCTGTATGTTGGCTTGCACCAATCCAAATATTGATCCACGCATGGAGGCAGTATATCATTTACAATTAATGCGAGAGCTATTGAGCAGCACGGATATGTTTCAAGATTTCAATTTAATCGAAGCACGTGTGCCTATTCTTCGTTTTACCGATCGCCGTCACAAAGTCGAGGTGGACATTAATTTCAACAACTCGGTGGGCATTCGCAATACTCATCTGCTCTACTGCTATTCGCAGTTGGAATGGCGTGTTCGTCCCATTGCTCTGACAGTCAAACAATGGGCTCAATATCATAATATCAATAATGCCAAAAATATGACCATTTCTAGTTATTCCCTTATGTTGATGGTTATACACTATCTCCAGGCCGGTGTTAGTCCACCGGTTCTGCCCTGCCTGCACAAGTTGTATCCGGAGAAATTTGGTCTATTGCAGCCAAATGATTTTGGTTATGTGGACATGAATGAAATAATTGGACCCTATCAATCGGATAATCGTCAGCCATTGGGTGAGCTCTTGCTTGGTTTTTTGCACTATTACAGCGTGTTCGAGTATAGCAAATATGTTATATCGATACGTGTGGGCGGAGTCCTGCCTGTGGATGTATGCCGCAGCTCGAAGGCGGCCAAAAACGATATCCATCAATGGAACGAGTTGTGCATCGAGGAGCCCTTCGATCAAACGAATACGGCACGCTCGGTCTATGACCCAATTACCTTTGATCGCATTCGTACCATCTTTTTGGCCAGCTACAGACGTTTGGAATCCACACGCAATCTTAGTTCCATATTCGAGCACTACGATGGACCAACTATTGGTATGCAGCCGACTGCTGGTGACTCGGAACATGATTTCGATGGCCATTATGTGAAGTTGTCATCAAGATCGGGTTCAACTAATGAATTATTAATACCCTCGCCAAAGGAGTCCATTCATATGTTGGAAAAGGCCTCTACTCTGGTTTGGAGGGAAACGACTGGAGATGAGCAGAAATCTAGCTTGCTGCTGGAGAAGGACACCACCAGCGGATCGATTGAGAAATCTGTGAGCGGCAACACCAATACAACAAACAACACCACTACCAACACTACCACAATCCTTACCACCACGACCACgaccaacaccaccaccaccaccaccgacTCCGACACCACCGAAACTACCAATATCATCGATACTACTACCAACACTATAACCACTGACAACATCCCAGCTACGACTACCTCCATCACTACGGgtacaacaaaaaatcaactGGCTGATGACCATGTGGCCTCCGTGCCACCACTAGCTTAG